In the genome of Candidatus Omnitrophota bacterium, one region contains:
- a CDS encoding SPOR domain-containing protein, with translation MKRQREKAVKFLILSFGFTFFALSFSFVSRVYALDLEKIKVDILRHDYKAAIIEGEILLGDTKHDEKGMDELYYLLGISYLKDANYLRASDIFEIVINEFQDSKFKTKAKIGLGDTFFLREDYTKAQGIYEGTITDSEFSVVLDQIYYRLSQCALKKGDTVKSQNYLAKLKDPSFSCFQLKPEEVCPKEFYCVQVGAFSEKNNALELKDRLYNQGFDSYLVQSENSGKPVYKVRVGKLNSLQEAQVVEKKLSGQGLPTKIFP, from the coding sequence ATGAAAAGACAAAGAGAAAAAGCGGTTAAATTTTTAATTTTAAGTTTTGGTTTTACATTTTTCGCTTTGAGTTTTTCGTTTGTATCACGCGTTTATGCTTTGGATTTAGAGAAGATCAAGGTTGATATCTTAAGGCATGATTATAAGGCGGCTATCATAGAGGGGGAGATCCTGCTGGGGGATACCAAACATGATGAAAAGGGCATGGATGAGTTATATTATCTTTTAGGGATTAGTTATCTTAAAGACGCAAATTATCTGCGCGCGTCAGATATTTTCGAGATAGTGATCAATGAATTTCAGGACAGCAAATTCAAAACTAAGGCTAAAATAGGATTAGGGGATACGTTTTTCTTGAGAGAGGACTATACCAAGGCGCAGGGTATCTACGAGGGCACTATTACAGATAGCGAGTTTTCGGTAGTGTTGGACCAGATTTATTACCGTTTAAGCCAATGCGCGTTAAAAAAAGGCGATACTGTTAAATCGCAGAATTATTTAGCTAAATTAAAGGACCCCAGTTTCAGTTGTTTTCAGCTTAAGCCCGAAGAAGTCTGCCCCAAAGAATTCTATTGTGTCCAAGTGGGCGCATTTAGTGAGAAAAATAACGCTTTAGAGCTAAAGGATAGGTTATATAATCAGGGGTTTGATTCCTATCTTGTTCAGTCAGAGAATTCCGGCAAGCCGGTTTATAAAGTGCGCGTGGGCAAGTTGAATTCGCTGCAAGAAGCCCAAGTCGTAGAGAAAAAACTATCTGGCCAGGGTTTACCTACCAAAATTTTCCCATAG
- the miaB gene encoding tRNA (N6-isopentenyl adenosine(37)-C2)-methylthiotransferase MiaB has product MNLRDSEVISGILQKAGYTITGLAEEANVVILNTCSVRQHAEEKVWSEIGRITKLKSKKEKGKSEKNKPIIGLVGCMAQNYKEAVFERSPEVDFVVGPADIAKIPEIISQLSAVSCQPSAKGEKLKAKSFFESKIWETDGENRPEQIYHTGFFEDKNHAFIVISEGCSNFCSYCVVPYTRKALRHRRKEDILQEINEAVALGITSVTLLGQNVNSYKSQISDSKSQIPNKDIEISFVDLLKTVNAVKGLKEFGFITSHPKDTSIELFKAMAECGKLKKYLHLPVQSGSDRILKLMNRQYTRRFYLDLAAQYRKIVPNGALTTDIIVGFPGETEKDFQDTYDLIKEVEFNAGFIFKYSPRPHTQAANMPDDVPKAEKERRHGLILELQKKISVKLKAQNEKRKAKV; this is encoded by the coding sequence ATGAATCTACGGGATTCCGAGGTGATTTCCGGGATTTTGCAGAAGGCAGGATATACGATAACTGGTTTGGCGGAAGAAGCAAATGTGGTTATTCTTAATACCTGTTCTGTGCGCCAGCACGCCGAGGAGAAGGTGTGGAGTGAAATTGGGAGGATCACAAAACTAAAAAGTAAAAAGGAAAAAGGAAAAAGTGAGAAAAATAAACCTATAATAGGGCTTGTTGGATGTATGGCGCAGAATTATAAAGAAGCGGTGTTTGAGAGGTCGCCGGAGGTGGATTTTGTGGTCGGGCCGGCGGATATCGCAAAAATCCCAGAAATAATCAGTCAGCTGTCAGCTGTCAGCTGTCAGCCTTCAGCTAAAGGCGAAAAACTAAAAGCAAAAAGCTTTTTTGAAAGCAAGATTTGGGAGACAGACGGCGAAAACAGGCCGGAGCAGATTTATCATACCGGATTTTTTGAAGATAAAAATCATGCCTTTATTGTTATTTCCGAAGGCTGTTCTAACTTTTGCTCATACTGTGTCGTGCCTTATACTCGCAAAGCACTACGCCACAGAAGAAAAGAAGATATCTTGCAAGAAATAAACGAGGCGGTTGCCCTAGGAATCACAAGCGTTACCTTGCTGGGGCAGAACGTAAACTCTTACAAATCCCAAATCTCAGATTCCAAATCCCAAATTCCAAATAAAGATATAGAAATCAGTTTTGTGGATTTATTAAAAACAGTCAATGCGGTTAAAGGCTTAAAGGAGTTTGGTTTTATTACTTCTCACCCTAAAGATACAAGTATTGAGCTTTTTAAGGCGATGGCAGAATGCGGCAAACTTAAGAAATATCTGCATCTTCCGGTGCAATCAGGCTCTGACCGGATTTTAAAGTTAATGAACCGCCAATATACCAGAAGATTCTATTTGGATTTAGCGGCGCAATATCGTAAAATAGTTCCTAATGGGGCCCTGACTACGGATATTATTGTAGGATTTCCGGGTGAGACAGAAAAAGATTTTCAAGATACTTACGATTTAATAAAAGAAGTTGAATTTAACGCCGGTTTTATCTTTAAGTATTCGCCCCGGCCGCATACGCAAGCCGCGAATATGCCGGATGATGTGCCAAAAGCGGAAAAAGAAAGAAGGCACGGTTTAATATTGGAGCTACAGAAGAAAATATCAGTTAAGCTTAAAGCGCAAAACGAAAAACGTAAAGCTAAAGTTTAA
- a CDS encoding GIY-YIG nuclease family protein, with product MISSRKKFKRSGKFWVYMVECGDGTFYTGYTPNLEKRIELHNKGKGAKYTRDRRPVKLVWNKQYKQFKPAFKLEKTIKEFTRKQKELLVGGMRLDKVLEIRKNHGRAKKK from the coding sequence ATGATAAGTAGTAGAAAGAAATTTAAAAGAAGCGGGAAGTTTTGGGTGTATATGGTGGAGTGTGGGGATGGGACGTTTTATACAGGTTATACGCCTAATTTAGAAAAGCGTATAGAATTACACAACAAGGGTAAAGGCGCCAAATATACGCGCGACAGAAGGCCCGTGAAGCTGGTGTGGAATAAGCAATATAAGCAATTTAAGCCGGCGTTTAAATTAGAGAAGACGATTAAGGAATTTACCAGAAAACAAAAAGAATTATTGGTAGGTGGCATGCGCCTTGATAAGGTGTTGGAGATAAGAAAAAATCATGGAAGAGCAAAGAAGAAGTAG
- a CDS encoding class I SAM-dependent methyltransferase — translation MKQWYEALFENYARKYDNEPFVQGTAGECDFIEQEISRNKSLKIIDIGCGTGRHAIELTKRGYKVTGVDLSESQLAGAREKAKAAGLTINFQKYDARGLPFEGEFDLAIMLCEGGFSLMETDEMNFAILKSAARALNGQGKLVFTALNGLFPLFHSVKEFYELAQKEGQSQCKDCSFDLMTFRDHNTAVFEDDSGNKKELKCNERYYVPSEITWLLKTLGFKKIDIFGSKLGAYSRNDKLTTEDFEMLVVAEK, via the coding sequence ATGAAACAATGGTACGAAGCATTATTCGAGAATTACGCTCGCAAATATGATAACGAGCCTTTTGTTCAGGGCACTGCGGGCGAGTGCGATTTTATTGAACAGGAGATTAGCCGCAATAAATCTTTAAAGATAATCGACATTGGTTGCGGCACCGGCCGCCACGCTATCGAACTGACCAAAAGAGGGTATAAAGTGACAGGCGTTGATCTTTCCGAGTCACAGCTTGCGGGAGCGCGGGAGAAAGCCAAAGCGGCAGGGCTGACAATTAATTTCCAGAAGTATGACGCGCGAGGCCTTCCGTTTGAGGGTGAATTTGATCTAGCCATTATGCTCTGCGAAGGCGGGTTTTCTCTTATGGAAACGGATGAAATGAATTTCGCGATCCTTAAGAGCGCGGCCAGAGCTTTGAACGGTCAGGGGAAGCTTGTTTTCACCGCATTAAACGGATTATTCCCGCTTTTCCATTCGGTCAAGGAATTCTATGAGTTAGCTCAGAAAGAAGGCCAATCTCAGTGCAAGGACTGCTCTTTTGACCTGATGACTTTCCGCGACCATAACACCGCTGTTTTTGAAGACGATTCCGGTAATAAAAAGGAGCTTAAGTGCAACGAGCGTTATTATGTACCCAGTGAGATAACATGGCTTTTAAAGACGCTTGGATTCAAAAAGATCGATATCTTCGGCTCCAAGCTTGGGGCTTATTCAAGAAATGACAAATTGACTACCGAAGATTTTGAAATGCTTGTGGTGGCGGAGAAGTAA
- a CDS encoding EamA family transporter, with amino-acid sequence MLDWKIYAVGSAFFAGLTAVLAKVGVKNISSNLATFIRTVVIILFLGVLIGVRREWRNPLLIDRHSMIFLILSAFATGLSWICYFRALQTGPASIVSPIDKLSLVFAVILSVMFLGERLGAYQWAGVGLITIGTLLIILR; translated from the coding sequence ATGTTGGATTGGAAAATATACGCTGTGGGTTCAGCTTTTTTCGCAGGGCTGACCGCGGTGTTGGCGAAAGTAGGGGTTAAGAACATCTCTTCTAATCTGGCTACTTTTATAAGGACGGTTGTGATTATTTTGTTTTTAGGGGTCTTGATTGGCGTGCGCCGCGAGTGGAGGAATCCTTTATTAATAGACAGGCACAGCATGATATTTCTCATTCTTTCGGCCTTTGCTACGGGTTTATCATGGATTTGTTATTTTCGCGCGCTTCAAACCGGCCCGGCTTCCATTGTTTCCCCAATTGATAAGCTAAGCCTGGTGTTCGCGGTAATTCTTTCTGTTATGTTCTTAGGGGAACGCTTAGGAGCTTATCAATGGGCGGGGGTGGGGTTGATTACCATTGGCACGTTGCTTATTATTTTACGTTAG
- a CDS encoding class I SAM-dependent methyltransferase — MQNKSAINSFRIDIKENNGYRYTTNPSLSSRLSNAHLSDAAFKMADFAGKRVLDVGCGDATYTVELCQRGKALRVYGVDLAFEAISSARAKNSDTNINFALCSVDRLPFKDNAFDIVYMRGILHHICNPGQALKEALRVASEVIILDPNGYNPFLKIIERFSSYHRAHNEKSYPPFVIRRWVGLSAAKILKHDYIGLVPFFCPDWAANLLKKIEPLVERIFILNRLCCASYLCHVERKK, encoded by the coding sequence ATGCAAAATAAAAGCGCTATAAATTCTTTTCGCATAGACATTAAGGAAAATAATGGCTATCGCTATACTACTAATCCATCGCTAAGCAGCCGCCTTTCCAATGCCCATTTAAGTGATGCAGCTTTTAAAATGGCTGATTTCGCAGGTAAGCGGGTGCTTGATGTTGGCTGCGGAGACGCAACTTATACTGTTGAATTATGCCAGCGGGGTAAAGCCTTGAGGGTTTATGGTGTGGATCTTGCTTTTGAGGCAATTTCATCGGCACGCGCAAAAAATTCAGATACAAATATAAATTTTGCGCTATGTTCTGTAGATAGGCTCCCATTTAAAGATAATGCGTTTGATATTGTTTATATGCGGGGTATTTTGCACCACATCTGCAATCCCGGACAGGCCTTAAAAGAGGCGCTGCGAGTAGCCTCGGAAGTTATTATCCTTGATCCTAATGGGTATAATCCTTTCTTAAAAATAATTGAGCGTTTCTCCAGTTATCATCGAGCGCATAATGAGAAATCTTACCCGCCATTTGTTATCCGCAGATGGGTCGGGCTATCCGCAGCTAAAATCCTAAAACATGATTACATTGGTTTAGTGCCTTTTTTTTGCCCGGATTGGGCAGCTAATCTATTAAAAAAGATTGAGCCTTTAGTTGAGCGGATATTTATATTAAATCGTTTATGTTGCGCATCTTATTTGTGCCATGTGGAACGCAAAAAATAG
- a CDS encoding radical SAM protein yields MKKILKPIKIPDSYNYIGVFLTFACNLKCSYCINNFEGNLKKRKMISGKDWVELLNRIQSRADLPVSLQGGEPSLHPDFIYIINHLKPGLTIDILTNLQFDADDFAKKVNPNRVKRQAPYASIRVSYHPETMDFNKTASKVLALQDKGFSIGVWSVLHPKYKKQILSSQEKAKKMGIDFRLKDFLGEYRGKMHGQYKYPGCFDLNNPKDVLCKSTEFLIDPKADIFRCHHDVYQDFKPIGSLYDGGFVLEDKYRKCGMFGFCNPCDVKIKTNRFQEFGHTSVDIKFG; encoded by the coding sequence ATGAAGAAGATTTTAAAGCCGATTAAAATACCCGATTCTTATAATTATATCGGAGTTTTTCTTACCTTTGCCTGTAATTTAAAATGCAGCTATTGCATTAATAATTTTGAGGGGAATCTTAAGAAGCGTAAGATGATTTCTGGAAAAGATTGGGTTGAGTTGTTAAACCGCATCCAATCCCGCGCGGATCTTCCGGTTAGCTTGCAGGGGGGAGAGCCAAGCCTGCACCCGGATTTTATTTATATTATCAATCATTTGAAGCCAGGATTGACAATAGATATATTGACTAATTTGCAATTTGATGCGGATGATTTTGCCAAGAAAGTCAATCCTAACAGGGTTAAGCGTCAGGCGCCTTACGCATCTATAAGAGTCAGTTATCATCCCGAAACCATGGATTTTAATAAGACTGCATCAAAGGTTTTAGCTTTACAGGACAAAGGCTTCAGTATCGGGGTCTGGTCGGTTTTGCATCCCAAATACAAAAAACAAATTCTTAGTTCTCAAGAGAAGGCAAAAAAGATGGGGATTGATTTTAGGCTTAAAGACTTTTTAGGAGAGTATCGTGGTAAAATGCACGGGCAGTATAAATACCCGGGATGTTTTGATCTAAACAATCCGAAGGATGTTTTATGCAAAAGCACAGAGTTCTTGATTGATCCTAAGGCGGATATTTTTCGTTGTCACCACGATGTGTATCAAGATTTTAAGCCCATAGGCTCTCTTTATGACGGGGGGTTTGTTTTAGAGGATAAATATAGAAAGTGCGGTATGTTCGGTTTTTGTAACCCTTGTGACGTGAAAATAAAGACCAATCGCTTTCAGGAATTCGGGCACACTTCGGTAGATATTAAATTCGGATAG
- a CDS encoding glycosyltransferase, which produces MHGLQEIIFLVIPCYNEEKRLDMNKFLSSGHNVFFLFVDDGSNDSTAEVIRRHLSQRVHILSLDKNYGKQEAVRQGMLHLKTMPFWKDVSWAGFWDADLATPLEELNDFMGYQKALYPDCSAVLGSRVLRLGSVIKRFAFRHYCGRFFATMVGVVLKIKVYDSQCGAKIFRKEVIDICFKDRFIVKWLFDLEIILRLLKQGSGVVEYPLRLWQDVAGSKFSLFKEIIPSFLELFKLKAKYK; this is translated from the coding sequence ATGCATGGTCTGCAAGAAATAATCTTCTTAGTAATACCTTGTTATAACGAAGAAAAGCGGCTTGATATGAATAAATTCCTATCAAGCGGCCATAATGTTTTTTTCTTGTTTGTTGATGATGGTTCAAATGATTCTACCGCGGAAGTTATAAGAAGGCATTTAAGCCAAAGAGTCCATATTCTGTCGTTGGATAAGAACTATGGCAAACAAGAGGCGGTGCGTCAGGGCATGCTGCATCTGAAGACAATGCCTTTCTGGAAAGATGTTTCTTGGGCGGGTTTCTGGGATGCGGATTTGGCAACGCCTTTGGAAGAATTAAATGATTTCATGGGCTACCAAAAAGCTCTTTATCCTGATTGCAGCGCTGTCTTAGGAAGCAGGGTGCTGCGCCTGGGATCTGTTATAAAGCGTTTTGCTTTTAGGCATTATTGTGGAAGATTTTTTGCCACGATGGTGGGGGTAGTCTTGAAAATAAAAGTTTATGATTCGCAGTGCGGCGCAAAGATCTTTCGCAAGGAAGTAATTGATATTTGTTTTAAGGATAGGTTTATTGTAAAATGGTTATTCGATCTGGAAATAATACTGCGCCTTCTAAAGCAGGGATCGGGCGTTGTAGAGTATCCGCTTAGGCTATGGCAGGATGTGGCAGGGAGTAAGTTTTCTTTATTTAAAGAAATCATCCCGTCTTTTCTTGAGCTTTTTAAATTAAAGGCAAAATACAAATGA
- a CDS encoding methyltransferase domain-containing protein → MDLIEKTAFKGNRHPWELSRRDSLLMLLKKKPFGLQYADIGSGDLFFSLSLEGYADKIWAFDKAYAQEDKNGKIKKINSLSSIPQESVDVVLALDVLEHVEDEAGFLYSLNRIIKPGAEFIITVPAYQFLFTGHDKFLKHLRRYNYQKLSGLIQVSGLKVEEGFYFYSTLVLPRAIIKLKEKFFGVSCQCGASGWRFGRGHALTFLFRGLLNFDFYLNRILSKAGIKLPGLSICMVCKK, encoded by the coding sequence ATGGATCTAATTGAGAAAACCGCGTTTAAAGGTAACCGGCACCCCTGGGAATTATCTCGCCGAGATTCTCTTTTGATGTTATTAAAGAAGAAGCCTTTTGGTTTGCAGTATGCTGACATAGGATCCGGAGATTTATTTTTCAGTTTATCTTTAGAAGGCTATGCCGATAAAATCTGGGCATTTGATAAAGCTTATGCTCAAGAGGACAAGAATGGCAAGATAAAAAAGATTAATAGCCTTTCAAGTATTCCTCAAGAAAGCGTGGATGTAGTTTTAGCTTTAGATGTTTTGGAGCACGTGGAGGATGAAGCAGGATTTCTATATTCTCTGAACAGGATAATCAAGCCCGGTGCAGAATTTATCATAACTGTCCCGGCCTATCAATTTTTATTTACCGGGCATGATAAATTTTTAAAGCATCTGCGTAGGTATAATTATCAGAAGCTTTCCGGATTAATTCAGGTTTCAGGGTTGAAAGTGGAAGAAGGGTTTTATTTCTATTCTACGCTTGTTTTGCCGCGGGCTATAATTAAATTAAAGGAAAAGTTCTTTGGGGTTTCATGCCAGTGTGGCGCGTCAGGATGGAGATTTGGCCGAGGGCACGCACTTACTTTTTTATTCAGAGGTTTATTGAATTTTGATTTTTATCTGAATCGCATTCTATCCAAGGCAGGGATCAAATTGCCGGGGTTGTCAATATGCATGGTCTGCAAGAAATAA
- a CDS encoding radical SAM protein has product MQDKISGKNIVLDGHKLLWHRQRLEAWLAGERIAPITIDCALTRRCNYRCVYCYGKLQANDEKKMTRDVIFRFLDDSASIGVKAVSFVSDGESACSPHLYDAVERGRKNGLDMALGTNGFLLKEQRLPGLLKDLTYLRFNISAATAGKYAKVMGCEENSFDRVVKIIRTCVKIKKENKFPVTLGLQMVLLPQYADQVIPLAKLGKQLGVDYLVVKHCSDDETGSLGVDYNKYFGLTDLLKKAESISNSKYLVKAKWSKILSCGKRKYSACFGPPFIMQFSGSGLVAPCGMLFNSKYKKFHIGNIAQTSFKKIWQSKRYWQVMDLIASNEFDPRTMCGTLCLQHKVNEFLWDLKNGNCALEKTQGKPPMHVNFI; this is encoded by the coding sequence ATGCAAGATAAGATATCCGGCAAGAATATAGTTTTAGACGGGCATAAGCTTCTTTGGCACCGCCAAAGATTAGAGGCATGGCTGGCCGGCGAAAGGATCGCGCCTATTACTATTGATTGCGCGTTGACCAGAAGATGCAATTACCGCTGTGTCTATTGTTACGGCAAGCTTCAGGCAAACGACGAAAAGAAGATGACCCGCGATGTGATTTTTCGTTTTTTGGATGATTCCGCAAGTATCGGGGTAAAGGCGGTAAGTTTTGTCAGCGACGGAGAAAGCGCCTGCTCACCGCATCTTTATGATGCTGTGGAAAGAGGCAGGAAAAATGGCCTTGATATGGCTTTGGGCACTAACGGGTTTTTATTAAAAGAACAAAGGCTGCCTGGGCTGTTAAAAGATCTGACCTATTTGCGGTTTAATATTTCAGCAGCTACTGCTGGCAAATATGCCAAGGTTATGGGTTGCGAAGAAAACTCTTTTGACAGAGTCGTTAAGATTATAAGAACTTGTGTAAAGATAAAAAAAGAAAATAAGTTTCCTGTGACTTTGGGGCTTCAGATGGTGCTTTTGCCGCAATATGCCGACCAGGTGATCCCTTTGGCAAAGTTAGGAAAACAATTGGGTGTGGATTATTTAGTAGTCAAGCACTGTAGTGATGATGAAACAGGCTCCCTGGGAGTTGATTACAATAAATATTTTGGGTTGACCGATCTTTTGAAAAAAGCCGAAAGTATCTCCAATTCTAAGTACCTGGTTAAGGCTAAATGGTCGAAGATACTAAGTTGCGGCAAAAGAAAGTACAGCGCTTGTTTCGGGCCGCCATTTATTATGCAATTCTCCGGGTCAGGGTTAGTTGCGCCCTGCGGCATGCTTTTTAACAGCAAATATAAAAAGTTTCATATCGGCAATATTGCGCAAACTTCTTTTAAGAAAATCTGGCAGAGTAAGCGCTATTGGCAAGTCATGGATTTGATTGCTTCGAATGAGTTTGACCCCAGGACCATGTGCGGGACTTTGTGTTTGCAGCATAAGGTAAATGAATTCTTATGGGATTTAAAGAACGGCAATTGCGCCCTTGAAAAAACTCAAGGCAAGCCGCCAATGCATGTTAATTTTATTTAG
- a CDS encoding glycosyltransferase family 2 protein gives MISLTVAMPALNEEKNIVAAVTDTLNAFKAFGIKAEVLVVNDGSTDATGSLVRELMRDFPGQVDIIEHVTPCGIGASFWDAVDKARHEVVCMLPGDNENKPEEIIRYLWLMSDVDMVIPFVFNRNARSAFRNLVSSAYVSIINYTFKIGLTYTNGTVLYRTSVLKSLSCRNKGFFFQTDILVRLLKRGYLYAQVPYRLRTRLAGNPKAISWRSFRAVVKGYIKLFLEVYLLRKEKPLNLIKDSISYQRYNKD, from the coding sequence ATGATTTCTTTAACTGTAGCCATGCCGGCTTTAAACGAAGAGAAAAATATCGTTGCTGCCGTAACGGATACCTTGAATGCCTTCAAGGCCTTTGGGATAAAGGCAGAGGTTTTAGTAGTAAATGACGGCAGCACCGATGCAACAGGATCATTGGTGCGCGAGCTAATGCGTGATTTCCCGGGCCAGGTTGACATTATTGAGCATGTTACGCCTTGCGGGATAGGGGCATCTTTTTGGGATGCGGTTGATAAAGCAAGGCATGAGGTTGTCTGTATGCTGCCCGGGGATAACGAGAATAAGCCCGAAGAGATTATCCGCTATTTATGGCTTATGTCAGATGTTGATATGGTTATCCCATTTGTTTTTAACCGCAATGCCCGGTCGGCTTTTAGGAATCTGGTTTCATCTGCCTACGTATCTATAATTAATTATACTTTTAAGATCGGTTTGACTTATACCAACGGGACGGTGTTGTACCGCACAAGCGTGCTAAAGTCATTATCCTGCCGCAATAAGGGTTTTTTCTTTCAGACAGATATCTTGGTGCGCCTTTTAAAAAGAGGGTATCTTTACGCCCAGGTTCCCTATCGCCTGCGGACTCGTTTGGCAGGCAATCCTAAGGCAATTTCCTGGCGTTCATTCAGGGCAGTAGTCAAGGGTTACATCAAGCTTTTTCTTGAAGTGTATTTATTAAGAAAAGAAAAACCCTTGAACCTGATTAAAGACAGCATTTCATACCAAAGATACAACAAAGATTAA
- a CDS encoding alpha-ketoacid dehydrogenase subunit beta, translating into MSWDKVPVDLSDLRVLPEDNTLAGNRLITYRQAIHEAFAIALKQDPKVFLFGEGIDDPAGVFGTTLNLHKQFSKDRVFDTPICENTLTGIAIGASLAGMRPVLIHMRTDFLLVSMDQIINHAAKWKYMFGGKVNLPIVIRAIIGGGWGSAAQHSQPIQAIFAHIPGLRVVMPSTAYDAKGLLLSSIACPDPVMFIDHRWLFDYKDYVPEEAYLVPLGKPVLRRQGKDVTVITSSFMTAIALEAGKKLQDEGIDIEIVDLRTVKPIDAELIFSSVKKTKKAIVLDFGYAFCGISAEISSMITENCFSFLARPVERIALADVPTPASHVLEKEFYPNLENIICKIRKIAKGG; encoded by the coding sequence ATGTCATGGGATAAAGTTCCTGTAGACCTGTCGGATTTGCGTGTTTTGCCAGAGGATAATACCCTGGCGGGAAACAGGCTTATCACTTATCGCCAGGCGATACACGAGGCTTTTGCTATTGCCTTAAAACAAGACCCTAAGGTATTTCTCTTTGGGGAAGGCATAGATGACCCGGCAGGAGTTTTTGGTACAACCTTGAATCTGCATAAGCAATTTTCTAAAGATAGGGTGTTTGACACCCCTATCTGCGAAAATACTCTTACCGGCATCGCTATTGGCGCGTCTTTGGCCGGTATGCGCCCGGTATTAATCCATATGCGCACGGATTTTTTGCTTGTTTCTATGGACCAGATTATCAATCACGCCGCGAAGTGGAAATATATGTTTGGCGGAAAAGTTAATCTTCCCATAGTAATCCGCGCGATCATTGGAGGGGGATGGGGATCAGCTGCCCAGCATTCACAGCCGATCCAGGCTATTTTCGCGCATATTCCGGGTTTAAGAGTGGTTATGCCATCAACGGCTTATGATGCTAAGGGGTTGCTTTTATCAAGTATTGCTTGCCCTGATCCGGTTATGTTTATAGATCATAGATGGCTTTTTGATTATAAAGATTATGTCCCGGAAGAGGCGTATTTGGTGCCTTTAGGCAAACCTGTGTTAAGAAGGCAGGGTAAAGACGTAACCGTTATTACCAGCTCCTTTATGACCGCGATTGCCCTTGAGGCCGGTAAGAAGCTTCAAGATGAAGGCATAGATATTGAAATAGTGGATCTAAGAACTGTTAAACCCATAGACGCAGAGCTTATTTTTTCTTCAGTCAAGAAGACAAAAAAAGCCATAGTGCTTGATTTTGGGTATGCTTTTTGCGGGATAAGCGCCGAAATAAGCTCTATGATCACGGAGAATTGTTTTTCTTTCTTGGCACGGCCCGTAGAGAGGATCGCGCTTGCTGATGTCCCGACTCCGGCCAGCCATGTCCTAGAGAAAGAATTTTATCCTAACTTGGAAAATATTATTTGCAAGATTAGAAAAATAGCTAAAGGCGGATAA
- a CDS encoding thiamine pyrophosphate-dependent dehydrogenase E1 component subunit alpha — translation MDKRIIKDLYYRMVKIRKFEDKIIQHYPEQQMRCPVHLYIGQEAIATGVCAHLKKSDYLFSYHRNHGHLIAKGADIKEMFAELYGKKTGCSSGKGGSTHMVSLENSIFGTSAIVAGGIPIGTGAALAVRLQRQRQIVVIFLGDGAIEQGTFFESMNFAKLKKLPILFVCENNFYATNSSQKVRQANPDIYKIADFFSMPKALLDGNDVIQVYKKSGDFIARIRKGSGPCFIEARTYRFRTHVGPETDIEKGFRAREEVEKWMKKCPYKRFHRQILANKLLKENELLDIEHRADEEVKEAWEFAVKSPYPEKEDLRTDIY, via the coding sequence ATGGATAAAAGAATAATCAAAGATTTGTATTATCGGATGGTTAAAATCCGCAAGTTTGAGGATAAAATCATTCAGCACTATCCCGAACAGCAAATGCGTTGCCCAGTGCATCTTTATATCGGCCAAGAGGCAATTGCCACAGGGGTATGCGCGCATCTAAAGAAAAGCGATTATCTTTTTAGCTATCACCGTAACCACGGGCACTTGATTGCCAAGGGCGCGGATATTAAAGAGATGTTTGCCGAGCTTTATGGCAAGAAAACCGGTTGTTCTTCGGGCAAGGGCGGTTCCACCCATATGGTATCTTTAGAAAATTCTATTTTCGGCACAAGTGCCATTGTGGCAGGTGGAATTCCTATTGGGACAGGAGCGGCATTGGCAGTAAGATTACAGAGGCAAAGGCAGATTGTGGTAATTTTCCTTGGTGATGGGGCAATAGAGCAGGGGACATTCTTTGAGAGTATGAATTTCGCCAAATTAAAGAAACTGCCCATTCTTTTTGTTTGCGAAAATAATTTCTACGCGACTAATTCTTCACAAAAGGTTCGGCAGGCAAATCCAGATATTTATAAAATAGCAGATTTTTTCTCTATGCCCAAAGCGCTTCTTGATGGAAATGATGTAATCCAAGTTTATAAGAAATCAGGCGATTTTATTGCGCGCATCAGAAAAGGTTCTGGCCCTTGTTTTATAGAGGCGCGCACCTATCGTTTTCGTACCCATGTGGGACCGGAGACGGATATTGAAAAAGGGTTTCGCGCCAGAGAAGAAGTGGAAAAGTGGATGAAGAAATGCCCTTATAAAAGATTTCATCGTCAGATTCTTGCCAATAAATTATTAAAAGAAAATGAACTTTTGGATATAGAACATAGAGCAGATGAAGAAGTAAAAGAGGCTTGGGAATTTGCCGTAAAAAGCCCCTATCCGGAAAAAGAAGATTTACGCACAGATATTTATTAA